The Bos taurus isolate L1 Dominette 01449 registration number 42190680 breed Hereford chromosome 16, ARS-UCD2.0, whole genome shotgun sequence genome includes the window ACACATGTAGTGATATGAAAAGTTCTCACAATGTTAATGTTAAGTGAATATAAATTATCTGATAAATAATatactttttattcattcaacaagtgtttattaACCACTTGCTTTATGCAATGTGCTCAGTGCTAATCCCAATTTTATTCCACagctttattgtgatataattgacatacaataaactGCATGGTTAAAGTGCAGACGGCCTCTAACTTACAATGATTTGGTGTGCAATTTTTCAACACTATGATGGTGCAAAAGCAATATATATCCAGTAGAATCCATATCTTAAATACTTCAAATTTTGAACTTTGATCTTTTCCCAGGCTAGTGACTTGTGGGACAATACTCCCAGCTCCcagtcagccatgtgatcaaaaGTGAAAATGACTGATATAATTACAACCATTcggtttttcactttcagtataatGTTCAATTAACTTACATTTGATAATcagcactttattataaaataagttttataataagtgttagatgattttgcccaactgaAAGCCAATGTACATGATCTTAGCAGGTTAAAGTAGGCAAGGCTAAGCTATCATGTTTCCTAtgttaggtgtattaaatgcattttcaccTTAAGACATTTTCAATAAACAATGGGTTTATCAGTTTGAAACCCCACCCTAAGTCAAAGATGATCTATGTACTATTTGATTAGCTTTGATATATGCAAAaacatgaaaccatcaccacaatcaagataacaAATGTATTAATCACCACTAAAACCTTACTCACACAGTGTACTACTTTACAATCCTGCTTGCTGCCATTGTTCTTAACGCCTCCTCATTTCCAGACAACCACTTCTCTGCTTTCAGTCACTGTAGAGTAGTTAATATTTCATAGAATTTTGTATGAGTAGAATCATACAATAccatttttttttggtatgaCTTTTCTTCACTCAACCCAATTATTCTGAGAGTCAGCCATGTTATTATGTGTATCAATagtactatcttttttttttcttactgcatAGTatccattgtgtggatataccatgatttatttatccactcagctgttgatggacatttgggttggtAGGACTTTAGGGCTCATAATActgattttctaaaatgaaaatgttggttTCAACATGAGTTGTATTCTATTTATAaattgtgggttgttttttttttttttaatttggctatgccacatggcttgtgggatcttagtcccccaacagGAGACTGAAAGACCACTGCCCCCGGCTGTAAAAGCATGAAGTGCCAACCTCTGGATTGCCAGAAAATTCCCTAAACtgagttatttttatataaagaatgatcattcttattttttctggaattaataTTCAGTTAAGCCAAGTTGAAAAGACTAAACACCTCGAGAGGTATATTTACAAACTTAGTTAATACAaatcctttaaatattttaaatttcctttgtaAATTTAGCATATCTGATTTTTAAGTGCTTCAAATCCATGAAAAGATAAATTTACTGGCCTAACAAGCAAACTCTTCCTAAATAgttaaaaacaaatgtttaaaatttgtgttttagTATGACCAGTTTGATGTcttctgtatttgtttttttttttttaattttagggctGTAGCACTAAGCCTGAGGGATCTTACTTCCCTTAGCAGGGATCAACACAGCCTCGCCAGTGGAATCTCAGAGTTCTGACCACTAGACAGCCAGGGAACCCCTTGTactttttataatgaaatatcTTTGGATATTTATTAGGAAAGAAACATCCAAAATGTTAATTTGTCTGTCTCTGGATTACAAGTGATTTTAGCTTTTCTACCTTATACTTTGctgtgttttcttcatttcctatAATAAATTCATATTATCTTCATAATCACGTCTGGCAACTGTATGCTTCTCGGTtcttgtctcgtcacaacaatgATTTGGagcgatggacattaaagccctcagcgcgtcacagctctcCAGTCTTGAACAAACCCTgtcatagctcttagacaaatcagtgttacaggtctattttatttaaaagatagcAGGAGAAACCATTCtcgaagaagagaagagagtggaggagcgtGCCATtgcgtggggtggggtggggggcggagagCACGAGAGAGCAcgtggctcctccttttatatgttttcttccccctgggcctgccctatgcaaattgggctcagCAAGGAGTGCTtttctacctgaagtcctcattccggtcctcggacctttctttgaccttccttttattttcacgggcttttctctttcttgtcttttagccactgccattttggactccttttccctattctaactacctaacattcagAATAAGCAATGAAAGttcctaaaagcaaaaatcaatgCATAGTATCACTTTAAAACCCAAAATATATTCTTTCACTGTATCCTCTTTCTCtggtcttttctttctcctcaggAAATATGAAGACCTTAGAAAGCAATAGTAAGAGATGCagggaggttgggggaggggcagtggtgGTGGTATCTGCAGGAGGAGAAATACCTGACATGAGGTAATCACTTGATAAAGTAACTGGAGATGCTGGCGAACACCTGATTGTGAATATTGGGTTTGAAGTCAAGCGAGCAATTGATAGTATTTTTTTTCCCGCATTTGTTTGCAGGACAGCAAGAACCACTTGATGATTATAGTTTGTCAGCATAATGGCATCTGTAAACAGAAAcagtgaaataattaaaaaacttaaaacagaCAAACGTCTCCTGGAGGAGATAAATGAAAGGCGAGAATCCAACTGCCTGGTGGAAAGAAGCAATCAAGTCAGCTTATTGAGAGTTCAAAAAGGCATTTCCATGGTGCCTACAAGTCCCTTACTCACGACCAGGTCAAAAAACCTGTTCCTGACAGTGACAGGAGCTCCTGGGTCAAACTGAGTCTCTTCGTTCACAAGGAGAAAAGGCACTTTCCACCAAAAAGTAAGATGCTGCGGTAGGATTCCTACCCAGTTGACAGGAGGAATGCATAAGTAGACTTAGGAGTTATTTCTAGGATTGAAAGAGGTTCATACATATTGCTCTGGGATAGTTAAAAGGCAATCTGTTTGAAGTTAAATGCATCAGTAAACTAGGCTAGTTGACGTAAACTAGGCTAGTAAGATCTACTATAGACCAGAGATCCTCGTTTCCTCGTGTTTACAGGATTTGAGGGATCATCTCCTCACCGGCTCATTCAATAGGCTCTAGTTTGGGTCCTGGAATATGCATTCTCAGGCAGGCAGAGGTGACACTGAGCCTGATGGCCTAAGAACCATATTTGGAGAAGGATCCagaggcctccttgtccatcaatTTCTGTTACGTCTGCAAAAATGTTATATGCAAAATTGAGATACAGTGGAAATAATTTTGATGACAAATATCAAACAAAAAGACCTGAGACACAACAATAAAATGTGGAGGAAGTTTGGGGTGAGGTGGCGTGTGGTGTTGGTGGTATTATTTtgcagggaggaggaagaagaactgCTGGTAAATACTTTAATTGTTAAATACTTGTTTCTAAGTCAAGACAAGTAACTGATggtatttttccatctattttgaaaaaaataaaaagtataatttatGTTAAACATAACCAACAAATGATTAAGTTAGGTCACAAACAAAATAATTGCCATATTGGAAATGTAACTTCTTTGATGACAAGGCTATGACTATACACCTGACCCACCGCTTTCATAAGCAGGGCAGAGAGGGTGATAGAGTGTGGCCTGGAAACCTGAGATTCTCCATTGTGTTTTAAAGTTGATCTGTAACAGTCATATTTTAACTTTGCtcaaaaaataactattttacaAGGAGGAAGTATtccacttccctggtagctcagttggtaaagaatccgccagcaacgCAGGAGATCAGAGTTctatccccgggtcaggaagatcccctggagaaggaaatggcaacccactctagtgttcttgccaggaaaatcccatggacagaggcactttgctagctacagtccacggcatctcaagagtcagacacgacttagtgactgaaccaccacaaTTCTAAGAAAACCCACACAGTCTCAACcacaaaaaagagtgaaataataccatttgcagcaacatgggtggtcATAGAGATTActatactaagtaaagtaagtcagaaagagaaagacaaataccatatgccatcacttatatgtgaaatctaaaataaaactcaaatgagcagaaacagattcacaggtaTTTTGAAGCTCtctctttaatttttcatttggagATATGTCAGTCAAAAGAGGGAGAGTCTTACTTAACCATGACTTAAAAATGGAAGACTTGGTATCTTACTcagtttgggctgctgtaacaaatactatagactgagtggcttaaacaactaactttattcctcacagttctggaggctggaagttggagatcagggtgccagcatgatTGGGTTCTTGGAGTTCCCTCTTCCTAGTTTTCAGAGAGCTATTTCTTGCCGTATTGTTACACAATAGAAACAGCTGGCTAGTTTTGGGGGCTCTTCCTATAAGGGCACGAATCCCTTTCATGAGGACTCCACTCTCATGacttaattacctcccaaaggtcccacctCCAAAGACCAATTCCGTTGGGATTAGGGTTTCAGCATAAGAATTTGGAGGAGCACAAACATTCAGCCCACTGCACTCGGGTTCACGTTCTGCTTCTGTCACTGAGTAGGCTCATGCTTTTAGTCACTTAGTGTCTCTAAACCTTACTCCTTGTATCTATGAAACAGTACTTCTCCTCGCTGCCTTCAGGGTTATTCTGGAACTATGAAATGTATAATAAGATATGTAATAGatacttattcttttatttttcagataatgcCATATTTGGATAGATGTGTCCATCTACAAAGACACATAGAAACACAATCTCTTTGATCCTTCTTCAATATCTGTctaaattatttacaaatattaattataaGTGAAGCCAAAGAAAACTATTCATTAGATCATCAAGAAACCATTGAGCCACACAAAACGTATTACATCTTCACTGCCTTCCATCATTTAGACTTAAACGTTTTGAAGAGAGGATTTGAGTTATTAAAGATACTTTCAGAGATGGATGACCTAAATGTTCACTTCATAGCGGTCTTCTCTTTActaatttaaaatgttcaaatagtttatattcatttttttagagTTACAAGTGTTttattaattcttaaaaaaaagggttttttttgtttgtttgtttgttttttaatttagaaggaaatggctacccactccagtattcttgtctgggaaatcccctggacagaggagagcctggcaggttacagtccatgggatggagaaaatgtcggacatgacttagtgactaaacaacaaacaacatagctgatttataatattatataagtttcagatgtacagcacagCAACcgaaacatatatgtataaaatatacatatatatatatatttacatatatatatatatatacacttttctcagattcttttcccttacaggttattatgtaatattgagtatagttcactgtgttatacagaaggtccttgttggttatctatttatatttatacatagtaTAAATAGTAGTGTGTATAATGTTAATTCCAGCCCCTAATTTATCCTTCTTCCCACACCCAGAGTTTATATTGTTTTTGTAAATCAGTGGAATGTGTTGACCAACCACACGAATCAAGCTGAAGTCTAAAGTTTCCCAAAGTTTACATTTGCTTCTATTGATTACTTATATTACCTAACTCTGTTAGAGCAATGATTTTGATAATTTGAATAAGTACATACTTGAGAAGGTAATAGGAGATTCCTATAGAGGCTTCTGTTGTAtatcattgctgttgttcagtttctgctaagtcatgtctgactcttcaacc containing:
- the SPATA45 gene encoding spermatogenesis-associated protein 45 (The RefSeq protein has 1 substitution, 1 frameshift compared to this genomic sequence), encoding MASVNRNSEIIKKLKTDKRLLEEINERRESNCLVERSNQVSLLRVQKRHFHGAYKSFTHDQVKKPVPDSDRSSWVKLSLFVHKEKRHFPPKNNAIFG